One stretch of Bremerella cremea DNA includes these proteins:
- a CDS encoding pirin family protein, giving the protein MIEVRKAADRGHANHGWLDTYHTFSFAGYQDRQHVHYRALRVMNEDRVAPGQGFGTHPHNDMEIVTYVLEGALAHQDSMGNGEVLRPGEFQRMTAGTGITHSEFNPSETEPVHLYQIWLFPDKKGYTPSYEQKRFPDEQLHNRLRVVASPDAEEGSLAIHQDAKIFLSKLDAGASVELPIAPERHAWLQVLRGSITLNDIQLNTSDGAAVSDEQQLKIEANEAAEIMLFDLA; this is encoded by the coding sequence GTGATTGAAGTCCGAAAAGCCGCCGACCGTGGCCATGCGAATCATGGTTGGCTTGATACATACCACACGTTTTCGTTTGCCGGTTACCAAGACCGACAACACGTTCACTATCGGGCGCTGCGGGTTATGAATGAAGACCGTGTTGCCCCTGGGCAAGGCTTCGGTACCCATCCCCATAACGACATGGAAATCGTGACCTACGTGCTCGAAGGCGCCCTCGCGCACCAAGACTCGATGGGCAACGGCGAAGTTCTGCGACCTGGCGAGTTCCAGCGTATGACTGCCGGAACCGGCATCACCCATAGCGAGTTCAACCCGTCCGAAACCGAACCGGTTCACCTATACCAAATCTGGCTATTCCCTGACAAAAAAGGGTACACGCCCAGTTACGAACAGAAGCGATTCCCTGACGAGCAGTTACACAACCGCTTGCGGGTAGTCGCTTCACCGGATGCCGAGGAGGGATCGTTGGCGATTCATCAAGACGCCAAGATCTTCCTCAGCAAGCTCGACGCCGGAGCGAGCGTTGAACTGCCAATCGCACCAGAGCGTCATGCCTGGTTGCAAGTGTTACGTGGCAGCATCACGCTCAACGATATTCAGCTCAACACCAGCGATGGCGCTGCCGTGAGCGATGAGCAGCAACTTAAGATCGAAGCAAACGAGGCCGCTGAAATCATGCTGTTCGATTTGGCTTAA
- a CDS encoding redoxin domain-containing protein, with protein sequence MKSYVALLVSGFLVLTGQTFALAEEVSDKQISAFTTNLTRQDHTGTVHELAPNSRKAARVFIFMTGECPVAKSYFPVLNELYAKWGKNQESIQLLGIWADATQSPQQVANYAKEYDIAFPILLDRDASLGQALQPTNIPEAFVLNHAGKVVYRGRIDDRFLQLGRSKPEATEKTLERAVESVTSGLELAVPYQEPIGCFYELPPAPSPGAAKLTFNKDIAPILNANCVVCHRDGEVGPFPLTSYMDAAKRARQIARVVDLKLMPPWKAAQTHGEFEGQRTLTEHEIETLKAWAKTDRVEGAPQDLPPQPTFASDWHLGTPDMVLEMEADFEVPAGGPDIFQNFVIPFDIPEDKLVATVEFKPGDASVVHHSILYLDNSGKARQRDAKTPEPGYSTFGGPGFTPSGSIGGWSPGKTPRPLPDGLGRKMGKNDDLVMQIHYHPSGKATKDRSKVGIYFVDKPKNEAFAVWTSSFDLDIPPGEANYIVKATYKLPTDLTMLSCIPHMHLLGQEMTVTAKLPDGSSKQLIHVPQWDFNWQDEYMYSDPFTLPAGTVVTVEARYDNSSDNPANPSSPPERVTFGEQTTDEMLYCFFLVSVDNPKLVPAVAGDALTHEAIRRAAFRLKGGR encoded by the coding sequence GTGAAATCCTACGTTGCCTTGCTTGTTTCCGGTTTCCTAGTCCTTACTGGCCAAACTTTTGCCCTGGCAGAAGAGGTCTCCGACAAGCAGATCAGCGCATTCACGACTAATCTAACGCGGCAAGACCACACCGGCACGGTACACGAGCTCGCTCCCAATTCGCGTAAAGCGGCCCGCGTTTTCATCTTCATGACAGGGGAATGCCCGGTCGCGAAGAGCTATTTTCCGGTACTGAACGAGCTTTATGCGAAGTGGGGCAAGAATCAGGAATCGATTCAATTGTTGGGGATTTGGGCCGATGCCACGCAATCGCCGCAGCAGGTCGCCAACTATGCGAAAGAATACGATATCGCGTTTCCCATCCTGCTCGATCGAGATGCTAGCCTCGGCCAGGCCCTGCAGCCGACGAACATCCCTGAAGCATTCGTCCTGAATCACGCTGGTAAGGTTGTTTATCGGGGGCGAATCGATGATCGCTTCTTGCAGCTAGGTCGCAGCAAACCAGAAGCGACGGAAAAAACACTCGAGCGAGCAGTCGAGTCTGTGACCTCTGGCCTTGAACTCGCAGTGCCTTATCAAGAACCGATTGGTTGCTTTTACGAACTTCCCCCAGCCCCGAGTCCCGGTGCAGCGAAGTTGACCTTCAACAAAGATATCGCTCCGATCTTGAATGCGAACTGCGTGGTTTGCCATCGCGATGGGGAAGTGGGCCCCTTTCCCCTGACCAGCTACATGGACGCTGCCAAGCGGGCCCGTCAGATTGCCCGGGTAGTCGATCTCAAGCTAATGCCCCCTTGGAAAGCGGCCCAAACGCACGGCGAATTCGAAGGGCAACGCACCTTAACCGAACATGAGATCGAAACGCTCAAGGCCTGGGCGAAGACCGATCGCGTCGAGGGCGCCCCCCAAGACTTGCCACCTCAGCCGACTTTTGCCTCTGACTGGCACTTAGGCACACCCGATATGGTTTTGGAAATGGAAGCCGATTTCGAGGTGCCCGCTGGTGGTCCTGATATCTTCCAGAACTTCGTGATTCCTTTCGACATTCCCGAAGACAAGCTCGTTGCGACCGTCGAGTTTAAACCAGGTGATGCTAGCGTCGTCCACCATTCGATCTTATACCTCGACAACAGCGGCAAGGCACGGCAGCGGGACGCCAAGACGCCGGAGCCTGGCTACTCAACCTTTGGCGGACCAGGCTTCACCCCGTCTGGATCAATCGGCGGTTGGTCTCCTGGCAAAACACCTCGCCCTCTCCCCGATGGTTTGGGGCGGAAGATGGGTAAGAACGATGACCTGGTCATGCAGATCCACTACCACCCCAGCGGTAAGGCCACCAAGGACCGCTCGAAGGTTGGCATCTACTTTGTCGACAAGCCGAAGAACGAAGCCTTCGCGGTCTGGACTTCGTCGTTTGATTTAGACATTCCTCCAGGCGAAGCGAACTATATCGTCAAAGCGACTTACAAGTTGCCAACCGATCTGACCATGCTTAGCTGCATTCCCCACATGCACCTGTTAGGGCAAGAGATGACCGTGACTGCTAAGCTGCCAGATGGTAGCAGCAAGCAGTTAATCCATGTACCGCAGTGGGATTTCAACTGGCAAGACGAATACATGTATTCCGATCCGTTCACGCTGCCAGCAGGCACTGTGGTTACCGTCGAGGCTCGCTACGACAACTCTTCAGACAACCCGGCCAACCCGAGCTCGCCGCCGGAGCGGGTCACCTTTGGCGAGCAAACCACCGATGAGATGCTCTACTGCTTCTTCCTGGTGTCAGTTGACAATCCTAAACTCGTTCCCGCGGTTGCTGGCGATGCCCTTACGCATGAAGCAATCCGCCGCGCTGCCTTCCGCCTCAAGGGAGGGCGTTAG
- a CDS encoding glucose 1-dehydrogenase: MGFQDRVVLITGGTSGIGKATSLLFARQGAKVVIAGRREEQGTAVVEEIRENGGEAIFVKTDVAQEADVKNLIAAAVQQYGRIDIAFNNAGVDQAGPVTDFTVDAYRHVFDINVLGVFLSMKYEIEQMLQQGGGVIINTSSILGHVAMPGASIYNASKHAVEGATKTAALEFAQQNIRINAVAPAATATDMIDRFAGKPGAETRSQLAAMHPMNRLATAEEIAAAVAYLASDAASFTTGISLPVDGGFLAK, translated from the coding sequence ATGGGCTTTCAAGACAGAGTCGTGTTGATCACTGGCGGAACCTCTGGCATCGGCAAGGCAACTTCGCTGCTTTTTGCTCGTCAAGGTGCGAAAGTCGTTATCGCAGGGCGCCGGGAAGAGCAGGGGACTGCGGTAGTCGAAGAGATTCGCGAAAATGGAGGCGAAGCAATCTTCGTTAAAACGGATGTCGCCCAAGAGGCCGACGTGAAAAATCTGATTGCTGCAGCCGTCCAGCAATATGGTCGAATTGACATCGCGTTTAACAACGCCGGCGTGGATCAAGCTGGTCCAGTCACCGATTTCACCGTCGACGCCTACCGACACGTGTTTGATATTAATGTCTTAGGGGTCTTCCTCAGCATGAAGTACGAAATTGAGCAAATGCTTCAGCAAGGAGGAGGCGTGATCATCAATACGTCCAGCATCTTGGGGCATGTCGCGATGCCTGGGGCAAGTATCTACAACGCATCCAAGCATGCTGTGGAGGGTGCTACGAAAACGGCTGCGTTGGAGTTTGCTCAGCAAAACATACGTATCAACGCCGTTGCCCCAGCCGCGACGGCCACCGACATGATCGATCGTTTTGCCGGTAAGCCTGGTGCCGAAACTCGGAGCCAATTGGCGGCCATGCACCCGATGAATCGGCTTGCCACCGCAGAAGAAATTGCCGCCGCCGTCGCCTACCTCGCCTCGGACGCTGCTTCGTTCACCACCGGTATCTCGCTGCCAGTCGATGGCGGCTTCCTCGCCAAATAA
- a CDS encoding MarR family winged helix-turn-helix transcriptional regulator, producing MPPPGLLDELKKREPFESKEQEAILNILRTSDLFHNRLGRLLREYNLTGSQYNVLRILRGEGKPLPSLEIASRLIQVVPAITGLIDRLEKQELVSRVRCEKDRRVVYVMITPKALDVLAQIDQPLMEMHRRLIGHLSPEELQQLIDLLEKSRQAVTNEDS from the coding sequence ATGCCGCCACCTGGCTTGCTAGACGAACTCAAGAAGCGGGAACCGTTCGAGTCCAAAGAGCAAGAAGCGATCCTCAATATTTTGCGGACCAGCGATTTGTTCCACAATCGACTTGGACGCCTGCTGCGAGAGTACAACTTGACAGGCTCGCAATACAACGTGCTACGTATCTTGCGCGGAGAGGGTAAACCGCTACCTTCCCTGGAGATCGCCAGCCGCTTAATTCAAGTTGTGCCTGCTATCACTGGCTTGATTGATCGACTTGAAAAGCAAGAACTAGTGAGTCGCGTACGATGCGAGAAAGATCGGCGTGTCGTGTACGTCATGATCACCCCGAAAGCTCTCGACGTACTTGCCCAGATTGATCAACCCTTAATGGAGATGCACCGCCGCTTAATTGGCCATCTGAGCCCAGAAGAATTACAGCAGTTAATCGATTTGTTAGAAAAATCACGCCAAGCGGTAACCAACGAAGATTCCTGA
- a CDS encoding mechanosensitive ion channel domain-containing protein yields MTRITRLSLGVSIGLVGLLATAFPVFAQQYSGPIPITVEGGDTPAQPYRGPMPSPYNAGPGQQRMAQQPQQYAQPIGQQTAPPQRQYAPSQFTAHQNAPPQNQPPQNTAPQPDTYQPSFGPNSVPQNSGFATQGQTPPVAAQTPGLASTPPNDLTLEKIESQRKEAEEATDLDEEKKKKIAALYQDAAAKLKEVQELATKVTTFSNETNPEVIQQTLDAKKKQLAELQKTKPESFANLSLQELEQSLAKLELDITNLRGDKAKADAEPKRRSDQRKTIRQQMVDMPNKFGELRQQLEAIPADEAPLVAKALKADLHAKQIALFMQYRAMEAELAKYDSEDAVDMVRVDRDLAAQNLALAEQKVKAMAEQIKVKRAQAAEEAVRQARQQLIMVQPVLRTYAEHNQELAESIQDVTQQLTDAEKSYNDAYEEWTSLRTEFNKTKEKVDQLGLTNAIGVLLRKQRTELIEKVPLRADADASQARIDEAQFKQFEYEDDRKELMNKEAFVQQVMAESDIEDLVERNQLEEAARELFDKQQSNLDKLIKTNQNYIDKMVDLKVTEDTIAKLIAKYQAFIDERVLWIRSGNVLATEIQLDDSDREALSPAAWIQVGNSLWSDVKRNMLLYVVVVSLFLALVIKRGRLKNDLRELGELAQKPGFFGFMPTIHALLYSLLLSAINPAFMAFIAWRLMSSTPDQGFANAVGNGLFWTAVMWFPLELIRNICRGKGLGESHFKWPESSLRLLGRSMAWLTPAVLPLTFITSAFYASDPTHGHDAFERICFILQMVMMALFLGRILHPTGVFQEYIAYNQGGWFDRLKYVWYWCAVVSPLALAGLAFWGYYYTAQVLSWRLFATLCCVLGLMLIRASVMRWIMLARRRLSIAQARERAAAAAAQTNDSAAASLSTAIIAEQAKTELSAHSAQTQRLLTTGMFTAALVGMWLIWSQVMPALSMLDDYSYTIETNSQVADASNGSDDASNAMTGIPKQETNEEAKEGESQNAQSPTADTISLMTTPKNVRKITILTIAFAGLILVLTLVFARDVPGVMEMAVLQRLPLEPSVRYAITSLTSYGIVMLGVVWAFSTLGLQWSQIQWLATALTFGLAFGLQEMFANFVAGIIILFERPIRVGDIVTIHDVTGVVSRIRIRATSITNWDRKEYVVPNKEFITGRLLNWTLTDTINRVVINVGVAYGTNTEEARRILLEIAEKNQYLLKDPAPSATFEGFGDSTLDLVLRGFLPNLENRLAVITDLHTQIDLAFRDAKIEIAFPQRDLHIRTAPGVAAALGVPEEKAREDVAEKKSPKRGAA; encoded by the coding sequence ATGACGCGAATCACGCGCTTGTCTCTGGGTGTATCAATCGGTTTGGTTGGCTTGCTTGCGACCGCATTTCCGGTGTTCGCTCAGCAATATTCTGGCCCTATCCCGATCACCGTGGAAGGTGGTGACACCCCTGCGCAGCCGTATCGCGGCCCCATGCCGTCCCCATATAACGCTGGCCCCGGGCAACAGCGTATGGCTCAGCAGCCGCAGCAATATGCGCAGCCCATAGGACAACAAACTGCACCTCCGCAACGGCAGTATGCCCCTTCGCAGTTTACCGCCCATCAAAACGCTCCGCCGCAAAACCAGCCGCCACAAAACACTGCTCCGCAGCCTGATACCTATCAACCTAGCTTCGGCCCCAATTCGGTTCCGCAAAACAGTGGCTTTGCCACGCAGGGCCAAACCCCGCCTGTTGCTGCGCAAACGCCTGGTCTGGCTTCGACTCCTCCGAACGACCTAACACTTGAAAAAATTGAATCCCAGCGTAAAGAAGCCGAGGAAGCAACCGATCTCGACGAGGAGAAGAAGAAAAAAATTGCGGCCCTCTATCAGGATGCTGCCGCCAAGCTAAAAGAAGTCCAAGAACTTGCAACGAAAGTTACCACGTTTAGCAATGAAACAAACCCAGAGGTGATTCAGCAAACGCTTGATGCCAAGAAGAAGCAGCTTGCCGAACTGCAAAAAACAAAGCCAGAATCCTTTGCGAATTTGTCTTTGCAAGAACTGGAACAGAGCTTAGCAAAGCTGGAACTTGACATCACGAATCTTCGCGGCGACAAAGCGAAAGCCGATGCAGAGCCGAAGCGGCGTTCCGATCAACGCAAGACAATTCGCCAGCAAATGGTCGACATGCCAAATAAATTCGGAGAACTTCGCCAACAGCTAGAAGCAATCCCCGCTGACGAAGCTCCCTTAGTTGCCAAAGCGCTAAAAGCCGATTTGCACGCCAAGCAGATCGCTCTTTTTATGCAGTACCGCGCCATGGAAGCTGAACTGGCCAAGTACGACTCAGAAGATGCTGTCGACATGGTTCGGGTCGACCGTGATCTAGCCGCGCAAAACCTGGCTTTGGCAGAGCAAAAAGTCAAAGCTATGGCCGAACAAATCAAGGTCAAACGAGCCCAAGCCGCCGAAGAAGCGGTCCGCCAGGCGCGGCAACAGTTGATCATGGTTCAGCCGGTGCTGCGTACTTATGCCGAACACAATCAAGAACTAGCCGAGTCCATTCAAGATGTAACCCAACAACTTACCGACGCAGAAAAAAGCTATAACGACGCCTACGAAGAATGGACCAGTTTACGCACCGAATTCAACAAGACCAAAGAGAAAGTCGATCAGTTGGGCCTAACCAACGCGATCGGCGTACTGCTTCGCAAACAACGTACCGAGCTCATCGAAAAGGTACCCTTACGTGCGGATGCTGACGCTAGTCAGGCGCGCATCGACGAAGCTCAATTCAAACAGTTTGAATACGAAGACGACCGTAAAGAACTGATGAATAAGGAAGCCTTCGTTCAGCAAGTCATGGCCGAGTCGGATATCGAGGATTTGGTCGAACGAAATCAATTAGAAGAAGCCGCACGAGAGCTGTTCGACAAACAGCAATCTAATCTCGATAAACTGATTAAGACCAATCAGAACTACATCGACAAGATGGTCGATCTTAAGGTCACCGAGGATACGATCGCTAAACTGATCGCAAAATACCAAGCGTTCATCGATGAACGTGTGCTGTGGATTCGCAGTGGCAACGTCCTGGCAACCGAGATCCAGTTGGACGACTCCGATAGAGAAGCCCTCTCGCCGGCAGCATGGATCCAAGTCGGCAATTCGCTGTGGTCCGACGTAAAGCGGAACATGCTGCTATACGTCGTGGTTGTTTCCCTCTTCCTGGCCTTGGTCATCAAACGAGGACGTTTAAAGAACGACCTACGGGAACTGGGCGAGTTGGCTCAGAAGCCTGGCTTCTTCGGTTTCATGCCAACCATTCATGCCCTTTTGTACTCGTTACTGCTGTCTGCGATTAACCCTGCTTTTATGGCTTTTATTGCCTGGCGGCTGATGTCCTCTACCCCCGATCAAGGCTTCGCCAACGCAGTCGGCAATGGTTTGTTCTGGACGGCAGTCATGTGGTTTCCGCTGGAATTGATTCGTAATATTTGTCGTGGCAAAGGCTTGGGCGAATCGCACTTCAAGTGGCCAGAATCGTCCTTGCGATTGCTCGGTCGCAGCATGGCTTGGCTTACCCCTGCGGTATTGCCGTTGACCTTTATCACGTCTGCTTTTTACGCCAGCGATCCCACACATGGACACGACGCCTTCGAGCGAATTTGCTTTATCTTGCAGATGGTCATGATGGCGTTGTTCCTCGGCCGTATCCTCCATCCGACCGGTGTCTTCCAAGAATACATCGCTTACAACCAAGGTGGCTGGTTCGATCGCTTAAAGTATGTCTGGTATTGGTGTGCGGTAGTCTCGCCGTTAGCCTTAGCTGGCCTCGCTTTCTGGGGCTATTACTATACCGCTCAAGTTCTTTCGTGGCGGTTATTCGCAACGTTGTGCTGTGTACTTGGCCTGATGTTAATACGAGCCTCGGTCATGCGGTGGATTATGCTGGCACGTCGCCGGCTCAGCATTGCCCAGGCCCGCGAACGGGCTGCCGCAGCCGCCGCTCAAACCAACGACTCAGCAGCCGCCTCACTGTCAACCGCGATCATCGCCGAACAAGCCAAGACCGAGCTTTCAGCTCATAGCGCGCAAACCCAACGTTTACTTACCACCGGCATGTTCACCGCCGCGTTGGTGGGCATGTGGCTGATTTGGAGCCAGGTTATGCCGGCCCTCAGCATGCTAGACGATTACTCCTACACCATCGAAACCAACAGCCAAGTTGCCGACGCTTCCAATGGCTCCGATGATGCCTCCAACGCGATGACAGGCATCCCCAAACAGGAAACCAACGAGGAAGCCAAGGAAGGTGAAAGCCAAAATGCCCAATCACCTACCGCCGATACTATCTCGCTGATGACCACCCCCAAGAACGTACGAAAGATTACGATTCTAACGATCGCTTTTGCTGGGCTGATTCTAGTACTAACTTTAGTGTTTGCCCGCGACGTTCCTGGCGTGATGGAGATGGCCGTCCTGCAGCGGCTGCCGCTAGAGCCTTCGGTGCGGTATGCAATCACGTCGCTAACCAGCTACGGGATCGTCATGTTGGGTGTTGTGTGGGCCTTTTCAACGCTCGGCTTGCAGTGGTCACAAATTCAATGGCTGGCCACCGCGCTAACGTTTGGTTTGGCGTTTGGCTTGCAGGAGATGTTCGCCAACTTCGTGGCCGGAATTATCATCCTGTTCGAACGCCCGATTCGTGTGGGAGATATCGTAACGATTCATGACGTAACCGGCGTTGTTTCACGAATCCGCATCCGCGCCACTTCGATTACCAACTGGGACCGCAAAGAATATGTGGTTCCGAACAAAGAATTCATCACCGGGCGTCTGCTCAACTGGACGCTGACCGATACGATTAACCGCGTGGTAATTAACGTGGGCGTCGCCTACGGAACCAACACCGAAGAAGCTCGTCGTATCTTGTTAGAGATTGCAGAAAAGAACCAATACCTGCTGAAAGATCCAGCCCCATCGGCCACTTTTGAAGGTTTTGGCGACAGCACGCTCGATCTCGTGCTGAGGGGTTTTCTGCCTAACCTCGAAAACCGTTTGGCCGTAATCACCGATCTGCATACTCAAATCGATCTCGCGTTCCGAGATGCGAAAATTGAAATCGCCTTCCCGCAACGCGATCTACACATCCGCACTGCGCCTGGCGTAGCAGCAGCTTTGGGCGTTCCAGAAGAGAAGGCCCGTGAGGATGTGGCGGAAAAAAAAAGTCCTAAACGAGGCGCAGCCTAA
- a CDS encoding DoxX family protein: MNPVAQGVLTVVGRVFIVTIFLLSAVANKIPQFQGVAQVMGEVGIPAPQFMLTGAILFLIAGSLSIALGFRARIGAGLLLVFLILATYFFHNFWAYEGAEAENQTIQFMKNLSMMGTMLFIIANGSGKWSLDDRLSRGGEAT; this comes from the coding sequence ATGAATCCTGTTGCCCAAGGCGTTTTGACGGTTGTCGGCCGTGTCTTCATTGTCACTATCTTTCTGCTTAGTGCAGTGGCGAACAAAATCCCGCAATTCCAAGGTGTGGCCCAAGTGATGGGCGAAGTAGGCATTCCCGCCCCACAGTTCATGCTGACCGGAGCAATCTTGTTTCTGATTGCTGGCAGCTTGTCGATCGCTCTTGGATTTCGGGCTAGGATCGGGGCAGGGTTACTGCTCGTATTCTTAATTCTCGCAACCTACTTTTTTCACAATTTCTGGGCCTATGAAGGTGCCGAGGCGGAAAATCAAACGATTCAGTTCATGAAGAACCTTTCGATGATGGGCACCATGCTGTTCATCATCGCTAACGGCTCAGGCAAATGGAGCTTAGACGACCGTCTGTCCCGCGGAGGAGAGGCAACCTAG
- a CDS encoding sulfatase-like hydrolase/transferase: protein MFRVLSLLPLVATLLVSCVQAAESKQPNILFLFTDDQSYETTGYRGMTSVETPHIDQLAKRSLSFNRAYNQGSWSGAVCVASRTMLNTGRFVWHANDVYNTAEQERAAGRLWSEYLKKAGYQTYMTGKWHIKANAQKAFHVTGHVRGGMPQQTPAGYDRPKSENDTTWQPWDKKFGGFWEGGKHWSEVVGDEAVGFLETAAQDDKPFFMYIAFNAPHDPRQSPKEFVDRYPAEEIEVPVDFLPVYPENKEIGCPPTLRDEHLAPFPRTKYAVQVNRQEYYAIITHMDQQIGRILAALEQTGKADNTYVFFTADHGLACGHHGLMGKQNSYDHSIRVPLLVAGPQIEPGQHEAAVYLQDIMPTTLELAGVAKPAHVDFESLWPLVQGEKETSYDAIYNAYLNLQRSITQDGFKLMIYPKANTIKLFDLASDPHEMKNLANDPQYAPKKKELFATFQKWQKKVGDKLVIDSALIQ, encoded by the coding sequence GTGTTCCGTGTCCTCTCCCTGCTCCCGCTCGTCGCGACATTGTTGGTTTCCTGTGTTCAGGCTGCCGAATCGAAGCAGCCCAATATCCTGTTTCTTTTTACCGACGATCAAAGCTACGAAACGACCGGCTACCGGGGTATGACTTCGGTTGAAACGCCCCACATCGATCAACTAGCCAAACGGTCTCTCTCGTTTAACCGTGCCTATAACCAAGGATCGTGGAGTGGCGCTGTCTGTGTGGCCAGTCGAACGATGCTCAACACAGGGCGTTTCGTCTGGCATGCCAACGATGTCTACAACACGGCCGAACAGGAACGGGCCGCAGGACGACTTTGGTCCGAGTACCTGAAAAAGGCCGGATATCAAACCTACATGACCGGCAAATGGCATATCAAAGCAAACGCTCAAAAGGCCTTTCATGTCACCGGGCATGTGCGTGGTGGCATGCCTCAACAAACGCCGGCAGGTTACGACCGCCCTAAGAGCGAAAACGACACCACTTGGCAGCCGTGGGATAAGAAGTTTGGTGGCTTCTGGGAAGGAGGCAAGCATTGGAGCGAAGTCGTAGGGGACGAAGCAGTCGGCTTCCTAGAAACGGCCGCGCAAGACGACAAACCTTTTTTCATGTACATCGCCTTCAATGCCCCACACGATCCTCGGCAATCGCCCAAGGAATTTGTTGATCGCTATCCTGCTGAGGAAATCGAAGTGCCGGTCGACTTCTTACCGGTTTATCCTGAAAACAAAGAGATCGGCTGCCCCCCAACGCTGCGAGACGAACACCTCGCTCCATTTCCTCGCACGAAGTACGCAGTGCAAGTGAATCGCCAAGAGTATTACGCCATCATCACGCACATGGACCAGCAAATTGGTCGCATCTTGGCGGCCCTCGAGCAAACCGGCAAAGCGGACAACACCTATGTTTTCTTCACTGCCGACCACGGCTTGGCCTGCGGCCATCATGGCTTAATGGGAAAACAAAACTCGTACGATCACAGTATTCGTGTCCCGCTACTGGTTGCCGGTCCACAAATCGAACCAGGCCAGCACGAGGCAGCGGTCTATTTGCAAGACATCATGCCTACCACGCTCGAACTAGCCGGCGTTGCCAAGCCAGCACATGTCGATTTCGAGAGCTTATGGCCGCTCGTTCAAGGCGAGAAGGAAACGTCCTACGATGCTATCTACAACGCTTACCTCAATCTCCAGCGCAGCATTACTCAAGATGGGTTCAAGCTGATGATCTACCCGAAAGCAAACACAATCAAACTATTTGATTTGGCCAGCGACCCGCACGAAATGAAAAACCTGGCGAACGATCCACAGTATGCCCCAAAGAAGAAAGAACTATTCGCGACCTTTCAAAAATGGCAGAAAAAGGTAGGCGATAAGTTGGTCATAGATTCTGCCCTGATTCAGTAA